The following coding sequences are from one Leptospira mayottensis 200901116 window:
- a CDS encoding helix-turn-helix domain-containing protein, producing MFVINGNTRKGSLLKSAQFSDSEKENLIRDVSSAKDKTQVLKTKEAARYLNLSVRTFNQYVIDHEIPFIQWSSRVRRFMIGDLDKIVLSRKTKKQIY from the coding sequence ATGTTTGTAATCAATGGTAATACAAGAAAAGGATCTTTGCTGAAAAGCGCTCAATTTTCTGATTCGGAAAAAGAAAATTTGATTCGAGACGTTTCTTCTGCAAAAGATAAAACTCAGGTTTTAAAAACAAAAGAAGCTGCTCGTTATTTAAATCTTTCCGTAAGGACTTTCAATCAGTACGTAATCGATCACGAGATTCCGTTTATACAATGGAGTTCCCGTGTTCGAAGATTTATGATCGGCGATTTGGATAAGATCGTCCTTTCCCGTAAAACAAAAAAACAAATTTATTAG
- a CDS encoding helix-turn-helix domain-containing protein → MYKKFSDRLKRLIETLGLSQAEFARSIDLKPAFISDLINERAKSFSQESLLRLRTVHNVNPLWLIAGEGEMLITEIEIKTDFETDRYRTILKKIRTRPQIEALLESLLEVSDSELEALGLVIEKFRKKK, encoded by the coding sequence ATGTATAAAAAGTTTTCAGATCGTTTAAAAAGGCTTATTGAAACTCTAGGACTTTCTCAGGCCGAATTTGCAAGATCCATCGATCTTAAACCTGCATTTATCAGCGATCTTATTAATGAAAGGGCTAAAAGCTTCTCACAAGAATCCTTACTACGGCTTCGAACTGTACATAATGTAAATCCTCTTTGGCTCATTGCGGGCGAAGGTGAAATGCTAATCACTGAGATTGAAATAAAAACGGATTTTGAAACGGATCGTTATCGGACGATTCTTAAAAAGATTCGAACCCGTCCACAGATTGAAGCCTTGTTGGAAAGTCTTTTGGAGGTTTCGGATTCGGAATTGGAAGCTCTTGGTCTTGTCATAGAAAAATTTCGAAAGAAGAAGTGA
- the loa22 gene encoding OmpA family outer membrane lipoprotein Loa22 — translation MVKKILNLILLGAIAFSFTLCSSAEKKEEPAAPEPSAQEQSAAANRSVDVNSPEAIADSLNEKLKDFRYPDGITRPGFSYKKADVNPGDFNGWSKVNVPVIKEGLGKLPDSYALEITGHTDAVGPEQAEGAKKGNIFYSELRANAVKQALIKQGIPANRIITKGSGSSEPVSGLDAKDAKNRRVTFRFATSAPQQ, via the coding sequence ATGGTCAAAAAAATTTTGAATCTGATTCTGCTCGGTGCAATTGCATTTTCATTCACTCTTTGCTCCTCTGCTGAAAAAAAAGAGGAACCTGCAGCTCCTGAGCCGTCAGCCCAAGAGCAATCCGCTGCTGCAAATAGAAGTGTCGATGTTAACTCTCCGGAAGCGATTGCCGATTCCTTAAACGAAAAATTGAAAGATTTTAGATATCCTGATGGAATAACTCGCCCAGGATTCAGCTACAAAAAAGCGGATGTCAATCCCGGTGATTTCAACGGATGGTCTAAGGTAAACGTCCCAGTGATCAAAGAAGGTCTTGGAAAACTTCCCGATAGTTACGCCCTTGAAATTACCGGACACACCGATGCTGTCGGACCTGAACAGGCCGAAGGAGCTAAAAAGGGAAATATCTTTTATTCCGAACTTCGTGCAAATGCCGTTAAACAGGCTTTGATCAAACAAGGAATCCCCGCGAATCGTATTATTACGAAAGGTTCAGGCTCCTCAGAACCTGTTTCCGGACTCGATGCTAAAGACGCTAAAAACAGAAGGGTCACTTTCCGTTTTGCGACTTCTGCTCCACAACAATAA
- a CDS encoding SPL family radical SAM protein — MHSDNFISPKRFSHIYVEESAKHHPKTSEILSKFPESHTIAIDSYKEVFNPSAQSFQAQKRSPKLILAKRKEQFLYPGSGIAPNFGYQSFYYNALVLNCLYNCSYCYLQGMYPSANIVIFVNNEEYIQKTQEQLKLSKSLYLCISYDTDLLALENILGYCKEWILFAGSNPDLIVEIRTKSANFKSIADLKPTSNTILAWTLSPDSVIEEHEPLTPKLSSRLKNIKDALNAGWQVRLCFDPILNVPNWKSVYSEFVRKIFEEIPGEKLKDISLGIFRMNSDYFKNSKKRRPDSYLFYLSMNTYGGIKSYSEILEKEMFTVLEKELETFVPREKIHRLVADQTESK; from the coding sequence ATGCACTCAGACAATTTTATCAGTCCTAAAAGATTCTCTCATATCTACGTGGAAGAATCCGCGAAGCATCATCCGAAAACTTCGGAAATTCTTTCCAAATTTCCCGAATCGCACACAATCGCAATCGATTCTTACAAGGAAGTATTCAATCCTTCCGCTCAAAGTTTCCAAGCTCAGAAGCGAAGCCCAAAACTCATATTAGCAAAACGAAAAGAACAATTCTTATATCCAGGCTCTGGAATTGCCCCGAACTTCGGATATCAATCCTTCTATTACAACGCCCTTGTGCTAAACTGCCTTTACAACTGTTCTTACTGTTATCTTCAAGGAATGTATCCTTCAGCTAATATTGTGATTTTCGTAAATAACGAAGAATACATCCAAAAAACCCAGGAACAACTTAAACTTTCTAAATCCCTTTATCTTTGTATTTCTTATGATACAGACCTTTTGGCCCTGGAAAATATATTAGGATATTGTAAAGAATGGATTTTGTTCGCGGGTTCCAATCCAGACTTGATCGTCGAAATCAGAACCAAAAGCGCCAATTTCAAATCCATCGCCGATCTTAAGCCGACTTCGAATACAATTCTTGCTTGGACTCTTTCGCCGGATTCCGTGATCGAGGAACACGAACCTCTGACTCCAAAACTTTCCTCCCGATTGAAAAATATCAAAGACGCGTTGAACGCGGGTTGGCAAGTCCGACTTTGTTTCGATCCAATCTTAAACGTCCCGAATTGGAAATCCGTTTACTCGGAATTCGTTCGGAAAATTTTCGAAGAAATTCCAGGAGAAAAGCTAAAAGACATCAGCCTCGGCATATTTCGGATGAATTCAGACTATTTTAAGAATTCTAAAAAGCGAAGACCGGATTCTTATTTGTTTTACCTTTCGATGAATACTTACGGGGGAATAAAATCGTATTCGGAAATATTAGAAAAAGAAATGTTTACAGTCCTTGAAAAAGAATTGGAAACATTTGTCCCTCGCGAAAAAATCCACAGGCTCGTCGCCGATCAAACGGAATCCAAATGA
- a CDS encoding carbon-nitrogen family hydrolase, producing the protein MNPGELNIALVQCDLSWEDQEANYRHVRELIYSTLEKKSDENPDLILLPETFATGFTMRSERIAEPDEGPTETFLKEIAKDTEATICGGWIRKNPEGKPFNTVSVVSPKGEIILRYSKIHPFTFGGEDRHYSSGSEIVSYDLNGFRITPFICYDIRFPEIFRRLAGETDIFTVHANWPTPRIHHWELILKTRAIENQAYVFGINRIGIAGYNKSIHHNGRSLAVAPNGDFMDVGEGIETILFYNARKRSILDYRENFPVLADRKDQSLIRIRTAEHSSQI; encoded by the coding sequence TTGAACCCAGGTGAACTGAATATTGCTCTCGTACAATGTGATCTTTCCTGGGAAGACCAGGAAGCAAACTACAGACACGTTCGTGAACTAATCTATTCCACTCTTGAAAAAAAGTCGGATGAAAATCCCGATTTGATTTTGCTTCCGGAAACTTTTGCAACCGGATTTACGATGAGATCGGAAAGAATCGCGGAACCGGACGAAGGTCCAACCGAAACGTTCTTAAAGGAAATAGCAAAAGACACCGAAGCAACAATCTGTGGAGGTTGGATCCGAAAAAACCCGGAAGGAAAGCCCTTTAATACGGTAAGCGTCGTAAGTCCAAAAGGAGAAATTATATTACGCTATTCTAAAATACATCCCTTTACTTTCGGAGGTGAAGATCGACATTACAGTTCCGGTTCGGAAATTGTCAGTTATGATCTCAACGGTTTTAGGATTACCCCTTTTATTTGTTACGATATCCGTTTCCCGGAAATTTTTCGAAGACTCGCGGGAGAAACGGATATTTTTACCGTTCACGCAAACTGGCCAACTCCGAGAATCCATCACTGGGAATTGATCCTAAAAACGAGGGCGATTGAAAATCAGGCTTACGTTTTCGGAATCAATCGGATTGGAATCGCCGGGTATAATAAAAGCATTCACCACAATGGTCGTTCTCTCGCTGTAGCACCTAACGGAGATTTTATGGACGTCGGTGAGGGAATAGAAACCATTTTATTCTACAATGCTCGTAAAAGATCGATTCTGGATTATAGGGAGAATTTTCCGGTTCTCGCCGATCGCAAGGACCAAAGCTTGATTCGAATCAGAACAGCGGAGCATTCTTCTCAAATCTAA
- the fumC gene encoding class II fumarate hydratase, producing MKTRIETDSMGEIAVDDSKYWGAQTERSLHHFHIGNDRFPREMIRALGILKKSAAIVNTELGLLTEDKKKLIVQAADEVISGKLDEHFPLSVWQTGSGTQTNMNSNEVISNRAIEIAGGVKGSKKPIHPNDDVNKAQSSNDTFPTAMHIAVAEQLNQKLIPALVQLKDTLEKKADEFKNIIKIGRTHLQDATPLTLGQEFSGYVQQLSYNIARVKAVLPAVYRLALGGTAVGTGLNTHPQFSVKAAAQIAKETGLPFVSAENKFEALAAHDSLVEVSGVLKTIAASLMKIANDIRWLSSGPRCGIGEISIPENEPGSSIMPGKVNPTQSEQMTMVSAQVIANDVAVNIGGASGNFELNVFKPLIIHNVLNSIRLLSDSCVSFEEHCARGITPNKEKLDEHLNNSLMLVTALNPHIGYDNAAKIAKNAHKKGSTLKESGIELGLLTNEQFDQWVLPEKMIHPSVD from the coding sequence ATGAAAACCAGAATCGAAACGGATTCAATGGGTGAAATTGCGGTAGATGATTCCAAATATTGGGGTGCGCAAACCGAGCGTTCTTTGCATCATTTTCATATCGGAAACGATCGATTCCCAAGAGAAATGATTCGTGCTTTGGGAATTTTAAAAAAATCGGCCGCAATCGTAAATACAGAACTCGGCCTTCTCACTGAAGATAAAAAGAAACTCATCGTTCAAGCCGCGGATGAAGTGATTTCCGGTAAGTTGGACGAACACTTTCCTCTTTCCGTTTGGCAAACCGGTTCCGGAACTCAAACGAACATGAATTCCAACGAGGTGATTTCGAACCGTGCTATCGAAATCGCCGGCGGCGTGAAAGGTTCTAAAAAGCCGATTCATCCGAACGATGATGTGAATAAAGCTCAGTCCTCGAACGATACTTTCCCTACAGCGATGCACATTGCTGTTGCAGAACAGTTGAATCAAAAATTGATTCCCGCATTGGTTCAACTCAAAGATACGCTCGAAAAGAAGGCAGACGAATTTAAGAATATTATAAAGATTGGAAGAACTCATCTTCAGGATGCGACTCCTTTGACTTTAGGTCAGGAGTTTTCCGGTTATGTTCAACAATTGAGCTACAATATTGCAAGAGTAAAAGCGGTTTTGCCGGCGGTTTATAGACTTGCATTAGGCGGAACAGCTGTCGGAACTGGACTCAACACACATCCTCAGTTCTCTGTAAAAGCGGCGGCTCAGATAGCTAAAGAAACTGGGCTTCCTTTTGTAAGCGCGGAAAATAAATTCGAAGCTCTTGCGGCTCATGATTCTCTTGTGGAGGTGAGCGGGGTTTTGAAAACGATCGCGGCTTCTTTAATGAAAATCGCGAACGACATACGTTGGCTTTCTTCCGGTCCCCGTTGTGGAATTGGTGAAATAAGTATTCCGGAAAACGAGCCCGGTTCTTCCATTATGCCTGGAAAAGTTAATCCGACTCAATCAGAACAGATGACAATGGTATCTGCACAAGTGATCGCAAACGATGTTGCGGTCAATATCGGCGGTGCTTCTGGAAACTTCGAATTGAATGTTTTCAAACCGCTGATTATTCATAACGTTTTGAATTCTATTCGATTACTTTCCGATTCTTGTGTTTCTTTTGAGGAGCACTGCGCGCGCGGTATTACTCCGAACAAAGAGAAACTCGACGAACACTTGAATAATTCTTTGATGCTTGTGACAGCGTTGAATCCGCATATCGGTTATGATAACGCGGCTAAGATTGCAAAAAATGCGCATAAGAAAGGATCGACTCTGAAAGAATCTGGAATCGAGCTTGGTCTTTTGACAAATGAACAGTTCGATCAGTGGGTTCTCCCCGAAAAGATGATTCATCCCTCGGTGGATTGA
- a CDS encoding glycosyltransferase family 4 protein — MKPSLKKIAVVSPIFSDKVSGGSEKLIFQLVELLAIDFEITVLTTRSLDYITWKNSIPIQEKNSFYEGTNHSKPIRFEEKTSSLGGKYKVLQFTVEKQRNMERFNRLSKKILESPSLQNKESINHWLIEQGPYVPELIQFIESRKSEYDVFFFVSYLYYPLVFGIPLVAEKSIIIPTFHDEPPAYLPVYKEILTDQSSYSFNTPEELDIFRNVLGYKPSTYSITGMNLNLDQYSSDPVSENNYMDHYHKYSLEKNSKREETPFLLYVGRVDQGKGFLEMAEWFLEWKKNSKLPHKLKIAGKIASKIPNRILEDQNIEFLGFVEEQIKLELLQNCACLINSSPLESFSIVLMEVWLKGKPALVNGRSDVLKGHCLRSNGGLFYFDRKSFFATLDFILDHPKESFEMGINGKKYVEQNFNPKTVREKLLRLIDKTIQKKYANL; from the coding sequence TTGAAACCCTCTCTTAAAAAAATCGCGGTCGTTTCTCCGATTTTTTCGGACAAGGTTTCCGGAGGGTCGGAAAAACTCATCTTTCAACTCGTGGAATTATTAGCTATTGATTTTGAGATCACAGTTTTAACGACTCGCAGTTTGGATTATATCACTTGGAAAAATTCGATTCCGATTCAAGAAAAGAATTCCTTTTACGAAGGAACGAATCATTCCAAACCGATCCGATTCGAAGAAAAAACTTCTTCCTTAGGCGGAAAGTATAAGGTTCTTCAATTTACCGTTGAAAAACAAAGAAACATGGAACGATTCAACCGTCTTTCCAAAAAAATTTTGGAAAGTCCTTCTCTACAAAACAAAGAAAGCATCAATCATTGGCTTATAGAACAAGGCCCTTATGTTCCGGAATTGATTCAATTTATTGAATCCAGAAAAAGCGAATATGATGTTTTTTTCTTTGTGAGTTACCTCTACTATCCTTTGGTTTTCGGAATACCTCTGGTCGCTGAAAAATCGATCATCATTCCTACGTTTCATGACGAACCTCCCGCTTATCTTCCAGTATATAAAGAAATCCTAACGGACCAAAGTTCTTATTCGTTTAACACTCCGGAAGAATTAGACATTTTTCGGAACGTTCTCGGATATAAACCGAGCACGTATTCCATAACCGGGATGAACCTCAATTTAGATCAATATTCAAGTGACCCCGTTTCGGAAAATAATTACATGGATCATTATCATAAATATTCCCTTGAAAAAAATTCAAAGAGAGAAGAAACACCTTTTCTACTCTACGTAGGTAGGGTAGACCAAGGAAAAGGCTTTCTGGAAATGGCAGAATGGTTCTTAGAATGGAAAAAAAATTCAAAACTTCCTCACAAACTCAAAATCGCCGGAAAGATCGCTTCTAAAATTCCAAACAGAATATTAGAAGATCAAAATATAGAATTTTTAGGGTTCGTCGAAGAACAGATCAAATTGGAACTTCTTCAAAATTGTGCGTGTTTGATAAATTCTTCTCCTTTGGAAAGTTTCTCCATTGTTCTGATGGAGGTTTGGTTAAAAGGAAAACCGGCACTCGTCAATGGAAGGTCGGACGTTCTCAAAGGCCATTGTCTCAGAAGTAACGGCGGACTTTTTTACTTCGATCGAAAAAGTTTTTTTGCAACCTTGGACTTCATTCTGGACCACCCGAAAGAATCGTTCGAAATGGGCATAAACGGAAAAAAATACGTGGAACAAAATTTTAACCCGAAAACAGTGAGGGAAAAATTACTCCGATTGATCGATAAGACGATTCAAAAAAAATACGCAAATTTGTAA
- a CDS encoding YkvA family protein, whose protein sequence is MDLIEKVKMEFWPKLKSVMFRIPFTGDLVALYYSMMDPETPLRTKLIIAGALAYFIFPLDAVPDFIPGAGFLDDAGVIAAVLASVQSAIREEHREMARKFLEKK, encoded by the coding sequence ATGGATCTGATTGAAAAAGTAAAAATGGAATTTTGGCCAAAATTAAAATCCGTAATGTTCAGGATTCCGTTTACGGGGGATCTTGTGGCACTTTATTATTCCATGATGGATCCAGAGACTCCGCTTCGAACCAAACTCATTATCGCGGGTGCACTTGCTTATTTTATTTTTCCTTTGGATGCTGTTCCGGATTTTATTCCAGGTGCGGGATTTCTGGATGACGCAGGAGTAATTGCAGCGGTACTGGCAAGTGTACAATCGGCTATTCGAGAAGAACATAGAGAAATGGCTAGAAAGTTTTTGGAGAAAAAATGA
- a CDS encoding DUF1353 domain-containing protein, which yields MDHIVYKNLKNYKYQLVKPYSFQTTILTNTPIQIEIPRARVFVNLNQEGLLDINAGYAWDGPSGPTIDTKTFIRASLVHDALYQLMREEKLDRIKYREDADQLLKRICLEDGMNSFRAAYVYKFVRWFGKSSTKPKDKTKEWETAP from the coding sequence ATGGATCACATCGTATATAAAAATCTAAAGAACTATAAATACCAGCTCGTAAAACCTTATAGTTTTCAAACAACGATCCTAACCAACACACCGATTCAAATCGAAATTCCAAGAGCAAGAGTTTTTGTAAATCTAAATCAGGAAGGTTTATTGGATATCAACGCCGGATACGCCTGGGACGGCCCTAGTGGTCCGACGATCGATACAAAAACTTTTATACGTGCTTCCCTTGTTCACGATGCCTTGTATCAGTTAATGCGTGAGGAAAAATTGGATCGAATAAAATATCGCGAAGATGCAGATCAACTTCTTAAAAGAATTTGTTTAGAAGACGGCATGAACTCTTTTAGAGCGGCATACGTATATAAATTCGTTCGCTGGTTCGGCAAATCTTCTACAAAACCGAAAGATAAAACTAAAGAATGGGAAACAGCGCCTTGA
- a CDS encoding SDR family NAD(P)-dependent oxidoreductase: protein MKTNSEPNNSLAVVTGSSKGIGKAISEFLISEGYRVIGISRTEPKSTLLENSSLYRHVTLDLSDTKEIRLQLPNILDKEPPLKILVNNAGFGNFSPHEEIPFEKLEKMLIVNFVSPILITKLFLRDLKKNGGWIVQIHSIAALKESVRGAAYAGTKAGLRHFGLNLFEETRKSGVKFMSINPDISDTEFYDLLDFEKNSDADSYLNVSEILSAFEYALSSPENLGFTEITIRPKYHRVSKKPFVRKNQIRNAPSEE, encoded by the coding sequence ATGAAAACGAATTCGGAACCAAACAACTCGTTGGCGGTCGTCACAGGTTCTTCTAAAGGAATCGGAAAAGCGATTTCAGAATTTTTAATTTCCGAAGGTTATAGAGTAATTGGAATCTCCAGAACGGAACCGAAATCCACTCTTTTGGAAAATTCTTCTTTATATCGACACGTTACACTTGATCTTTCGGATACGAAGGAAATCAGACTTCAACTACCAAACATCCTCGATAAAGAACCTCCTTTAAAAATTCTAGTGAACAATGCTGGCTTTGGCAATTTCTCTCCACATGAAGAAATCCCTTTCGAAAAATTGGAAAAAATGCTCATCGTCAATTTTGTTTCCCCGATTCTAATCACTAAATTATTTCTAAGAGATCTGAAGAAGAACGGAGGTTGGATCGTTCAAATTCATTCGATCGCGGCATTGAAAGAATCAGTTCGGGGGGCGGCTTATGCGGGAACCAAGGCCGGGCTTAGACATTTCGGATTAAATTTATTCGAAGAAACTCGAAAATCGGGAGTCAAATTTATGAGCATCAATCCCGATATCTCGGATACCGAGTTTTACGATCTTTTGGATTTTGAAAAGAATTCCGATGCAGATTCTTATTTGAATGTTTCCGAAATTTTGAGCGCCTTTGAGTATGCTCTTTCAAGCCCGGAAAATTTGGGTTTTACTGAAATTACGATTCGCCCTAAATACCATCGAGTTTCGAAAAAACCTTTTGTTAGAAAGAATCAAATCCGAAACGCTCCTTCGGAAGAATGA
- a CDS encoding LIC13344 family protein, whose product MKQHNLTKITDKNLVPSRDNLSPIVLSDIKKKAIIQIAEYVREQFTTFDWRWNNHAEMQDKEITFLFLVKNDIAKICERKPNKIKEFISILEYILEEEFSE is encoded by the coding sequence ATGAAACAGCACAATCTTACTAAAATTACCGATAAAAATCTGGTCCCAAGCAGGGATAATTTGTCTCCAATTGTTCTTTCTGATATAAAGAAAAAAGCGATCATTCAAATCGCTGAATATGTAAGAGAACAATTTACGACATTCGATTGGAGATGGAACAATCATGCCGAAATGCAAGATAAAGAGATTACCTTTCTCTTTCTTGTAAAAAACGATATCGCTAAAATCTGCGAAAGAAAACCAAACAAGATCAAAGAGTTTATCAGTATTCTTGAATATATATTGGAAGAAGAATTCAGCGAATAA
- a CDS encoding inositol monophosphatase family protein, producing the protein MNLDNEIKIRYEHFLNFVPKVMEFLTITQEEADLDIAYKGEIDLVTKADKGSEERIIDEIERVFPSDSILGEEGTDKKGSSIFKWIIDPLDGTVNYSHRLPLYCACIGLENQESKEVVMGIVPFPAMNEVYHARKGQGAFKNQKPISVSKTKDLKQSLLCTGFPYDREKKIDRLTFFHKNFLLKARGVRRIGAAGLDLCWVAEGRFDAFWEEDLKPWDMAAPSVILAEAGGRMSTYDGGAFSSYIPNLIASNGFLHEKMVERMGDYLHDLS; encoded by the coding sequence ATGAATTTAGACAACGAGATCAAAATTAGATACGAACACTTCCTAAACTTTGTCCCAAAGGTAATGGAATTTTTAACGATAACTCAAGAAGAGGCAGATCTCGACATTGCTTACAAAGGAGAGATCGATCTCGTTACAAAAGCGGACAAAGGCTCAGAGGAGAGGATCATCGACGAAATCGAAAGAGTGTTTCCTTCGGACAGTATTTTAGGCGAAGAAGGAACCGATAAAAAAGGAAGTTCCATATTCAAATGGATCATTGATCCTCTTGATGGAACTGTCAATTATTCTCATAGACTTCCTTTGTATTGCGCTTGTATCGGTTTGGAGAATCAGGAAAGTAAGGAAGTTGTTATGGGAATTGTTCCCTTTCCGGCAATGAATGAGGTTTATCACGCGCGTAAAGGTCAAGGTGCGTTTAAAAATCAAAAACCGATTTCCGTTTCAAAAACAAAAGATCTGAAACAATCTTTGCTTTGTACGGGTTTCCCGTACGATCGAGAAAAAAAAATCGATCGGCTTACGTTTTTTCATAAAAACTTTTTATTGAAGGCGAGAGGGGTCCGAAGAATCGGAGCGGCTGGACTCGATCTTTGTTGGGTAGCCGAAGGACGTTTTGACGCGTTTTGGGAAGAAGATTTAAAACCTTGGGACATGGCCGCCCCATCCGTGATACTCGCCGAAGCGGGAGGAAGGATGTCGACTTACGATGGTGGTGCGTTTTCTTCTTACATTCCGAATTTGATTGCAAGCAACGGATTCCTTCACGAAAAGATGGTGGAAAGAATGGGGGATTATCTCCACGACTTGAGTTAG
- a CDS encoding RluA family pseudouridine synthase has protein sequence MNLELKTEVLEEFSGNRLDRFLKFSFGDEMSRATIQKWIECGYVCNQDRKICDKSSWKVKTGEQYFLSIPPRPPLNLEPIPMVLPVVLEREDYLIIHKPPGIASHSGPGDRSPSLVNGLLHHFKELSKVGGEARPGIVHRLDKPTEGLMLIAKNDRAHGKLSELFRKREIEKKYYAWIQGHLPAETGTIDLPIARHPIERLKMTVSPKGRKSVTHYKVLKYINSRSGRKFSFVEVGLETGRTHQIRIHFQSQRCPVVGDLLYSRAGSQFESYGLQLLSYYLKFKDPFTGEGIEATLALSERFLRFEKNAPLF, from the coding sequence ATGAACTTAGAACTAAAAACAGAAGTATTGGAAGAATTCTCCGGAAATCGATTGGATCGATTTTTAAAATTTTCTTTTGGGGATGAAATGTCCCGAGCCACGATTCAAAAATGGATTGAATGCGGGTATGTTTGCAATCAGGACCGGAAAATTTGCGATAAAAGTTCCTGGAAAGTAAAAACAGGAGAACAATATTTTCTTTCTATCCCTCCAAGGCCACCTCTCAACTTAGAACCGATTCCGATGGTGTTACCTGTTGTCTTAGAAAGAGAAGATTATCTTATCATTCACAAGCCGCCCGGGATTGCAAGTCATAGTGGACCGGGGGATCGTTCTCCAAGTTTGGTCAATGGGCTTCTCCATCATTTCAAAGAATTGTCAAAGGTCGGAGGAGAAGCGAGGCCGGGAATCGTCCATAGATTGGATAAGCCCACGGAGGGATTGATGCTCATCGCTAAAAACGATCGGGCACACGGAAAACTTTCCGAACTTTTTAGAAAAAGAGAAATCGAAAAAAAATATTATGCTTGGATTCAAGGACATCTTCCCGCAGAGACAGGCACGATCGATCTTCCGATTGCGAGACATCCGATCGAAAGGTTAAAGATGACCGTTTCTCCTAAAGGAAGGAAGTCTGTAACTCATTACAAAGTTCTAAAATACATCAACTCTCGTTCCGGAAGAAAATTCAGCTTTGTCGAAGTAGGTTTGGAAACTGGAAGGACTCATCAAATCAGAATTCACTTTCAAAGTCAAAGGTGCCCTGTTGTCGGAGACTTATTGTATTCGAGGGCTGGTTCTCAGTTTGAATCGTACGGATTGCAACTTTTATCTTATTATCTCAAATTCAAAGACCCGTTTACGGGGGAAGGGATTGAGGCGACTCTTGCCCTCAGCGAAAGGTTTCTTAGATTTGAGAAGAATGCTCCGCTGTTCTGA